CTTCCATCAATTGAGCTGGTTAAactaaaatttttctttgtagATAGACTTTGACTAGACGTATCTCTTAATCCAGAAAGAATTAGATAGAATAACAGCAAACAAAATTAATATAGGAGTAGAGATATGCCTTCTATAAGATTTTAGCTTTTTAATGTTATTTCTACTGATTATGTCTATCTTTGGAAAACTAGTCCCATTCTAATTAGTAGAAGAGTCCAACCTGAATTATCTAAGGATAGATTTTACTACTATTATAACCAAAGGCTATGTATTTTAGTTTGGATTCATCAATTGATCATCAATGACAAAGAAGatattttcatcaattttttattttttctaaattttttttatgagattcgAGTTGAGTAAgttgaaaatttttctctttccaATAAGATCAAGTTGGTATTAGAGCTTTGATTCTCTATATCTATTGGAGCTTTAATTTGAGGTTTAGATGTGTGAGAAATACAAGCAGTCTAAACACAGGCTATCGATTTTTGAAGTATATCTAAGGATAAAGACAAGCACATTATTAGTTTTACCTTTATGGATGATGAAATCAAAGGATGTTTCATATAACTAGAAAAGAAGATTGCCCAATTTACTAAGATTATGTCTTGCTTGACAATATCATTAACACAAGCATCAGTAACTCTAATAGCAAAGCTATTTCTCATATCTGAAGTTGAGGATCTACTatcgaagaaagaagagaaaggtcGGAAACTATCTCCAAGTAAAGCCAAACAAATCATCCGTGAGGTGAGAAAGCAAgtgtttctccatcttcagttctgatttaGTAGGAGCTTGATCTTCTAAACATGGAAAGTCTTGATCTAGAAAGATCGCTAGACTCGATGTGGATCACTTTGATGACTATGGACAAAGtcgaaaataaattaatttaattatatataaacctTAACCAATCGGACCCTCCCCACCCTTTGCTTTAAATCTAGATTAtattccatacattattgattgatGGAGTTTTTTTTTGTATCTTTTTTAGGTTCATGTACACCATCAAATGATAGCAAAATTCGAACTATATATCCttaataattataatgataatggAGAAGAAAGTATTGTGATAGACCGTGAGAAGGATTAATTAGGTGAAAAGCAACAAGATATATGCTTAATTGTTCATTTTTAGTTGACTACTTTTCTTCAATTAATAGATATTTGACTTTCTAAATAATAATATTTCTATTtgctattttttattattattgaaaatttgatttgtatGTTCTATATCTTGCACCCTTATTTTGTTTAACATCATGTAAAATACTAAAATCCATTTTATATTCTTTTTCAATCATTTGATTtgtataaagaaaaaataatatctacaattttatcttttttgatCGCTCAATCAACCATtctcaaattatatatatattcattgtatatataatttttatacccAACGCCAAATGTAATCTAAATTGCATCAACCATTCTCAAATTCCTCCTCCTGCAAGCCCTCCCAAAAATGAATCCCCAGACATGAAGGAAATTAGCATAATTGTTGATGTGAGGCAATATCTTGATTCTTTACCGATGATTAAAACCAATAAACCATGCACAATTAGTGCATCACAGATCAAGACATATAGCTTGACACCACATTGCTGCACTAAAGGGAATGATGAGTTATTTGCAATGGGAGATACTCACATCACCATGTGGATCCTAACATATTATATATGTCTAATCTAGAATCTCAACACGTGTTCCTTTTCAatcatgaaaaatattaatttttgtcTCCAGTATATTCAAGAACATATTAGCGACTAAAGTTTGGTCAACATGGATGATAAATTTGTTGATGCAGTGCAAGTGCACAAGCCACTGAAAATTCCTTCATGCTTCCCTTGGGCCTTGCAAAatccaaacaaaaaagaaaatgaaataaaatttgaaatatgcTCTTATTTAACATGGATATCGGTACTTCTTTTGCTTAAAGAAAGAAGTATCCGAAAAGAGTTAAAATCTTGttcataaaacaaaaaaaaaaaaaaaaaggaagacttGACCCCCGTCAGATGGATATGCAATGAACTTACACTATCCTCACCCCTAGTGAAAAGTATAGAGCACCTTTTTTGCTCTTTTACTTGGAAAAATAGAGTGGAAGCTTGTCTGGAACCACTTCGTGCAATTTTGTGGATTATTTGAAAAGAAAGATTCAAGAATTTTTCTCAACAAGCCACTTGACTAAGAGACCATTTAAGATACTCAATTAATCTCTTTCACTGCATGCTAGAGCTGTTGGGAGATAGATCTCATTAGTCCCGTAACACTAAGATGAAGCAATCAGGCAATGACACTACTCGACCAAAGAGAATTGGGGCGATACATAAAGAGATTCCGGAGATGCGTTTTTCAGACCTTTGAAATATACATAGAAGCTAATTATCAGTTGAAATCAGATACCCCTTAATAGCAAAACGACCAGTTTGAAAGCCTTGCCATATTAGTAGATGGTTGCAGCAGTAGAAGTCTGTCCAGCAGTTTGTTTTGAAGATTAGTCTTGAAATAAAACAATGCCCCTGTAGACCCGCACATAAGATGATAAATTTGATGTCCTTTGTGCAACTGTTTCCACATACTAACATATATATTATAATGGTCCAGCTTCATCCTCCTGTAACATGGTTTCATACAGAGATATAACAGATAAAGCATACCATCCACACTAGATAAGGGAATATTGTTGTTAATATTCGAGGCATGAGTTATAGAAAGATGAACATGAAGCATGCTTGCATCTGATAAACATGTAATGGCAGTAGTAAGCAAATATAAGAGAGAATTGAATAGTGCAATATATCCATGATTAAAAACTCTGCAGCTAGATTCCTGAAGCAGAGAAGCATGCTTTGATTACTTTGATTGCTCATCATTTCCTTTCTCAGAATAAACTATACTGCTTGAGTAATTGAGTACTCCAGCCTGATACTCTCCCAGGTGATCACAATAGTAATATCCTGCATCCAACAAAGCCACATATATTGCATTTGCGCCTGGGCCTCAATAGTGTTAATATTCTAGCAGTTCCTGCAGGAGCCACACTAATTTCAGTACCAGGAGACAATTTAATAAGAGATTGTTGTTCAGAAAACAGCATTAAGATGATAGAATATAAGCCTTGTGAACATTGCTGTCTCATCACAGAATGTGCTATCTTCTGCAGTTGATCATAAACAACATAAAGTATTCTGCATAACCAAATTAATCCATGGATCCAGCCAACTATATATAATAGAAACAATAACTAACCAGATCTGGGCATTCCAAGGAAACAGAATTGATGTTGAACACCAATCCAATGTGCATTCCAGGttattaaaaattgagttaatGCCTTCAGTGTATACCGTATGACATGTTGAACATGATCGGTGATTGGGAATATTAAATTTAGACCGAATATATATAGATGCAATGAAAATATGGCATGCAGTTGATCTCCTTTCATTCCTCTGGCACCATGACTTATAGCTGTGTTATTCATACCTGTGATGCACAGATTGATGGCTGTGCTCACCTTGAAACCTGCACATAAAACACCATTAACCCAACCAATAGAGTACCATGCTCCAAATTAATGTCACCCCAACCACCCAAAGGCTAAGATGATCTCCCTTGCCATGACCTCCTAATATGCATGACATTGTATGCATCAGCTTGAAGTAAAACAGCAAATGTTGGATCAAGGAGATTCCCATGTTTCCACATTATGTCCCCCTCCAATGCATAGTTTGCTATGAAATCAGGAGCTTGATTAGCTTCACGATAAGCATGAGAAATATAGCATACCAATCGTGAGGCCTTCCAAGCTAAAATATCCTGCAAAAGAGAGTTATGTTGCATTTTAGAGCTGGtagaatttttgatccaattgataACTGTAAAGGAATCCCCCTCAAGCCAAATTTGTTCAGCAGTACATTCTTGCACCACAATCTTTAGTCCCAACCAGACAGCAGTAAATTCAGCCATAGGGACAGATGAAGGCAGCAAAGATTTGCCACCAGCTCGAACCAATCTCCCCATATCATCTCTAATCACGAAGCTTGCTGCTGCTTGGTTATTTTTAACAGAAGCATCAAAATTAACCTTCAACACCTCAGAAAGAGAGGCAGTCACAACACCATCTTAAATGAATTAGAAGGCTGCAAATGCTGCATATCACTGCCCCAGTACCTTGATGGGAGGCCAAAGCCTTGAAATTATTATGATGCCCAAAATTCATGTTATTAACAATGATCTTTATAATTAGCTGATGAGGGGACTGAACTACTTGCTGAAACGATCGCTCATTGCGAGCTATCCAGATATGCCATGCATCAAAGCAAACAAAGCTTTGGCTTCCTCTCCCATATTTCCATTAGACAAAAAATCAATCAGCATCGATGGGAGGTAGGATAGAAGCCATTGTTGctaaagtatttcatttgggtcCAACACTCTTCTGCAAAGGAGCACTTAACCGATCACATGATCACAATCCTCCTCCGCCAGACGACATATTTCACAATAAATCTCATTGTTTGGAATTATCTCTTCCAGACAGTTCCGTTTTACAAGACCATTCGTTCCAAACCAGTCTCCACCAGAACATTCTAACCCCCGGTTGAACTTTCAATTTCCAAACCCACTTAAAATTGGTAGCTCCTACAGACACAGGATTATGAGAAATTGAACTAACATCAGACATAGAAACATGAAGGAACCATACGTTTTTGAGAAACAAGAAGGTGCATCATTTCGCTTATTATATCACCTAAACCCTTCTCTTATTGTCATAGCCAAGTCTTTCGTTAAAGTCATGCGAGTTTCCTTTAAGGAACTGGATGATGAAATCACTGGAAAAGCCTCATCGCCCActttgaaaagaatttttttttaaaaagtttcaaACCCATGAAAACCAAAGTCACAATGGAGGTGGACCAAGGCCATCCCCCTCACCATGGCCttcaaatatattttcaaaactcAAACTTCTTTCTCTAGATTAAAGTTTTGCTTCACTTAtctatcaaatctaaattttcaatCCATCTTTGGTTAAATAACTCTCTTCAACACCTCTAACACTTTAGATGATATGACTTGATGTACATGTATACAAGTTAATCAGAATGAAGCATACAATGTGAACACGACCAACAGAATTCTTCAGATGCAACAACAGTTCATATCAGCCACTTGTAAGAGCTCCGCATCATTCAATCATCATATTGTTCCTTGTGCTCGACCACTCTCCAGCTTATCATTGCCGAGTCATTGGTGGTGGTGCTGTTGGCAATGGTGGTTGGCTAAAGAGACCACCAACAGCATCTGAAGCCTGGAAACCATGGTAGGGATTTGGCACGCTCGAGTAAGGAGGCATGCCAACCACCGGGTAGCCAGGCAGAGGCAGCGGGGCTGAGCCGTAACTGAAGGGCACCGCAGTCATAGGTCCAGCAGCAGCTTGCATAAGCTGTGTGGTGGTTGGTAGTGGAGGTACAAGTGGCAATGAAGTTGGTGGTAGTGGTGGCTGAACACTGGGGATTGGTTGACTCATGGACGGTAACGGTGATGGTGGTGGTGGCGGCTGATGCAGCATATCAGGATGTGGGAATGGTGGAGGGGGTGGCTGAGTCTGAGACTGGGTCTGAGACTGAGGTGGTGGCATGTAAGAAGGCACATCATTCTCTAGTTTAGGCCTCTTGTTGTCAGAAGGGTACTCTTTCACAGTCTGGCTGATGACGCCCTCCGAAGCCAGGGAGGAGAGGACGTAGCTGAGCATCTGGGCAGACGAGGTGGATGCTGCAAGCTTTGCTGCCACTGAAGCAGCAGCTGTTTTCCGGTGCTCTTCTGTATGAGAAGAATCATTATTAGCGAGAGGTCCCTCCTGGCTGTACCTGACTGGGGTTGATGGTGCTTTGTCTCCGTCACCAACACTGGACTGCGGGACAAAACCAGGAGGGGCATCGAAGAAGGGCGATGATGACTCCCTTGGTGTCTGCTCAGGGGGCGACCGTCTGATGTTGTGGCTGAGTAGCTGCTGGTAGATGTTGTCAGCTTGTTCATATCGTGATTGCACAGCCTGGAAACAATAGAGAAACCTTGAACAATTTGGATGACGTTGAAAAGGAATTTGAGAGAGCATTTACTAAGAGCAGTTGATGCATGGAGCAACTAAGTGATTCACAAGGAGCATAACAACTAATCCTTGTCCAAACTGTTTAAGGACAATTCCTCTCTATGAATTCTTGTCTAAAGATTCTTGCAATCTCAAAAATGCATGTCGAAACTTGACATCAAAAGACAGACATTTAAAAGACAGACGAACTGCAATTAGTACTGAAACATTCTATTGATATGAACACTAAATAGCATAAGTAATACTAGAAAATAGAAATACTATTGGAAAATTTCCTGTTAATGGTTGCCACCAAAGGGCATGTCCAGCATCCACATTCTATGTATATTTCTGTCTGGCAAAGTACGTAGTAATTTGTAGTAAAATACATAATGATGAAAATGTTAACTCCAATGCATTCTGTTCAGGTAATTACAAGGTTCATAGTTTAGACTGCCATAGGCACTGTTGGCAACCATGTGCTGCTTTTGACTGCAAAAGACTGGTGACTGGTCTGATGATGGATAGCTGGCAAATCATTATTCGATGAGAAGAAAATGAATACAACAGAATATTTCAAGAAGCGGTTCTTAGCAAATTTGACAAGTTAGGGCGTCTTGATGAAGGATAACATAGTAGTATCAGGAGCATAAAATGACGAATACCCGAATGAATAATGACTTTTGCTCATTTTCCATGAAAACAATAGGTAAAACATTATCAAGGGCCTGTTTAGATGGTTGGATCCAAAATCCTATGGAATTTGTGGATTAGACCAATACAACCATGCCTATAATTACAAATACCCAGAGTACCTTAGcaggttttttttttctctctataggATTCAGGCCGACCCACTCTGAAGGTGCTCTGGGTAATTGTAAATATAGACCTAGCCTAGTCTGACTTTTATGGTTGTATTGGCCAagtccatgaaaaaaaaaaaaagaagaagtaacAATATCATGAGCTTCTAATTTGACGATACTAAGATAGAGGAATCCAAATGCCCTTCTGAAGGGATGTTTTAAAATTACAACACAGAAGTGGCATGATACTAAAGTAGTTATGTAGGATGGTGGAGTGGATTATGGTAGACATAGCATGGTAGCATCATCAAGGTGAAGCAGACCTGTGCAAAGCCGGCCCTGCCTGACCCAATATTTATCAAGCTTAGGGTGGTGTTTTCAGCCAATCAAGTAAGATACGGCCTCAATTTTTCAGGCCTACAGTGTTGCATGACATGGATACAAGAATTAGATCCACACATGTATCCAATGGCCTATTcagcaagagagaaaaagagagataccAAGAAATGcacaataatatataaatttaactGGACTATATAGTTATACCTTTAAGGCTCATCTGTGTTTAAACATTAAAAAGATGTTAAAAAAAGTTACTGCTTGCTAACATCTTTCAATATATGTGTCTCATTCAAACTTCCCAATCAACTTAAAGATATtagcaaaataatatttttcaaaaatgttTCAATACATCCATCTTTAACAAACTCAAAAAACTATTCACTCCCAATATCAAATTACGGGATCAAACTCATCCTTGGAAGAGTTCAACAAACTCATTATTGGAAGAGTTCAACTCTACTCCAATCCGAACTTCATAAATATTCAAATGTCCAAACTCGGAAGTGTAACCAATAGGTTTTTGAGCAAAATACGAGTGTCCAAGTAACAGtggtataatttttatatattattctctctcatttttttttcaaaatttgaaatttaaaattaaaaaggtTAAGGAACAAAATTGGAAGCCTTAAATCCCTGAAAGATAAGGGCCACAATCTCCTCTCTATTCATGGATGCCACTGGTCGTCCCACTAGATTCATTCCGACGAccacctcctcatcctcctccctctcaccccccccccccacccctttTCCATATGTCTCCTATCCTTCActactctctctccctcttatATTTCCACCGAAGCCAGATACGCCACTTTCTCTCTCAGCGCCTCTCGCAAGAGCCAGCCTCGCAAGAGACAGCTGCAgcctctccactctctctccccctccccctctctcagTGCTTTCCCTCCTCCCTGCCTACCACCCAAGCCTCCAGCCACCaccccatctctctttctctgccTCTCCTCTGCCAAGTAATGCCACCTTGGCCTCCCTACTTCCACCAACATATCAACTTGGGTCACAACGCAATCGAGTCCTATCGGGTCTTCAGGCTTAGGCCTAGCCCTTCTTCTTCAACCTTTTTGTGGTCAATTTTCTGCAAAACAATCAAGACCTAAGACCTCAATTCTATAACTCTTTGCGAGTTCTCTTTCCTCACTTTCTTCAATCATCTTAGCACCTTACATGTCATGAATATTTATTTTCTTCACTTTTTCTCACTTAAAGTGTGCACTCAATCTAAGTTTCAACATATTATTATCTCACGCAATCCTTCAGTTGGAGCATAAATAAATAGCAAAAAAAGTCTAGCATTATGTACAGAATTAAATGAGAGCAGATACTGTAAAACTCTTAAATTTACTGCTCACAGAGTTTCATGTAATTTCAGTATTCTCAATCCAGATTTGATACTCTAGCTGCAATTGAATGGTGAATATCTACTATGATcacgtaaaagaaaaaaaaaatcaactaataACCAGTCCCAAATATGACAGGCCAAAACAATTCCAAGCCTGAATTTCTCAAATCTCTTTTAAACCATTGACTACGATGATTTTAAATGGATGTGTAAATGGTTTCCCATATAAATATGCATAGAATTCATTCAGCTAGGATAATGAAATTGTCTAATACATTTATAAAAAATGGAGCTTATATGTATTTGCAAACTCAACAGATCCAGCATCTAGATAACCAACTCCCACcaaagcaaggttttaaatcccatgggatggaGGTGTCCTAGTATCTTCATGAAACGATATACCCCACTATCCCATCCCGTCCCGACAACTATTCTAATCATACACCCCgatagatatcctccatctccctctctcccattctttttttctttctttcttttttttctttctttccttcttttctttctttttcttctagcttcctttctttcctttttttcctttctttttcttatcccttcgtttctttctttttttcttttctgttcttctttctctttttttccttccttctttccttcctttctctttcttctcccttcccttccttcTTTTATGtctattcttcttctttcccttcacTTTTTCCCTTTTTACATCTTCCTTCCTttcccctttcttcttctttctctgcaTAGAACGGTTTCAGAGTTCTGACCCATCCCGATCCTATTTTCTCACAGAAATAGGATGGGACAGCCAGGATGCCCTCATCCCATCAGGATGTAAAACCTTGCTTTCAAGTACTGAAAGGTTCAGATAAAGTTAACATCACCACAATATCACATTAGAGTAAATACATCATAATTTAAACAAACAAGATTGCTAAACAAGAAGAATACctgaagttcattatggacttTTTCAATCTTCAACTCCTGAAAACCAATTTAAGCCAGTTCAAATAACCAAACTAGAAATATATCTAATAAAATAGTAATACTACACGTTGTTTTACTCTACTGAAAGCCTTCaggagataagattcataagctgTCCCACCTGGTCATGGAGTGCCTCTCTTAAATGGGATAAAAGAGTGGCTCTAGATGATTCAGCAGCTTTCAgttgttctatacattctttTAGTATGCCATGCTGCAGCTGCAAGTCCGCCGCAGTTGCAGATTCATTGATATTACCTATCCATTCAAAAAACCAATTCAAAAATTCCTTAAGGAATATGTAGGTAAGTTGCAATTGCAATGATACCATGAAAAATGAATGCAAAAATATGTTCCTAAGCATTTTGATAAGTAATGCAAGGCACATGATAACTACCAAACGAACCCTTTACTATTTAAGCAAAGAATAAAGAACAATAGAAGGAAAATATCCTAACTAAAGAAACCTGGTTATCTTGAGTTTATAGTATAATGAACAGAATGGAGTATCACATGTGACTCCAACTGACAGATAATGATATTTATCGGTCATATATATCAGTTTGCTATGAACAGCATGACTAGGCTAAGAAATTGCAggaaaaatatatccaaaatatttaaTTGGTTATAAGAAGGTAGCATTCACCTGAGTTGAAGTCCTTTTCCACTTTCTCAACAAAGCTAATTGCAGTCTGGCATTTTCCAAATAAAGCATCTTCATCCATATCATAAACATGGCCATAACCTGAAATGAGCTTCTCCAGTAGTTCTGCACTAGGCGGCTTCTGAAAATGTAAAACATACAAAAATATTTGAACAACAAAGTTGAGCAAAAAAATGCATGTGAATTTTTATGATTATGCATATGCATTTTAGCATACTAGGGCATGCTCACACTGGTTAGTATGTGGTTGATGTTTCTTACCAACTTGTAACTGATGCCCTTTCCATTTCTATTTCTACCCTCTTGATTCCTTCCCAAAAGCTCTACCTTAAGAATTTGTCCACGAGAACCAAAGACTTTACGTTCTTCCCATATGTCAACCTGGATAGAAAATACATGGTAGAGAAAACCAGAAGATAgcatataaattagatttgataataACAGGAAACATGATATTACACTACAAATACAAAATTCAGATAAAAGAACAATCTTTTCAACATAAAATCACATCATCGATGAGACatccaaatttaaaattattgcaTGAATGAACTGTAGAATAACACATTTATGTTATCCAGTAAGATTTTGCCAAACATTCAGTACCTATCAACACTCATTCAGTTATAACTTTTTCACCGATGTAACAATGAAGAGCACTTTAAGTTCCAAAATCAACTGGGTTAAAAGGGTGAGGGAGATTTCCACATGCATACATGTAGTGAGGTTCCTCGAAGGTTGTGAAGTTGTAAATCCTCTTCCACAGTTTGGTTTGTTGCTAATCTAGCTACAACAACAAAAGCatgaagaaataaaataatagaaacaAAATAGGCAAGCACATGCATATCCACATACAAACAAATTCCTCAGGCAAATTTCATCAAAAGGTAAGAGAAATGAAACATTGCATCATCATATATGGGTTCGGGGCAGTCATGCATATCCTACACATATGTGTTCTAAAGTTCGTACATATGCATTTGATACACTTGCATAGGCAAGAGACATTCAAGCAAACTAGCATGCACATCCATCCATGCATAAAAAAGTCATGATGAAAAACTACTTGGTGAAAGCTATAACAATTCTAACCAACAGTCTTGTCAATAAGTAGCTTTGAAAAATGCATATTACTACTATGGATATAAATAACCAACAATGTCATAAACAGGAGTAATGATATGACCCACATACCAGTCTCAGTACAGTGTTTCTTCCAAACTCTCCCCCATTCTCAAATACATCATTAAGTGCACCAGGAAGAACCCTCCAGAATTCATTAATGAACTCTAAACCCCTTCGCCTACTGTTCTGCAAAATATCATTGGCAAGATATAGAAATGATACTCGCTGATCTCTTGGAGCACAACGAAATTGCCGATCCCATGTTTCCACAACTTGCCTTGCATTATTTCTATGGAATATACACCAATGTGATAAAGCTTATTTGTGTTAAGTATGCCACTTCAAGATCATTCAATTATAAATGCTAGTGGAGTATGACACCAAGACAAAGTTTTCATGATGGATCAAACTCCAAGTAATCTCAACAGAACCACATAGATATCAAAAgagatagaaagaaagaaaagaaaaagaggggctTATATGTTGGCTTTAAGAGTAGAAATGGTTTTGTTTAACATGTAAAATAACGGCCATTTCTGAAAGAAGCATATTCAGAATTATGATGACTTCaaccaaaattttgaaaatctatcCAAACATAATGTAACATGAAGCCATGTTACATAATTTTAGTAATGCCAATTAAAGGAAAAATACCTCATCTAAAAGAAAGTACCAATTTTTTGAATAATGACACTTAATATACATGGAACTacaaaaaaatatcatacaaaatttGCTATACCGCCCCGAACTGCCTGATTCAGGGCATACCAACCCATAACAGGTCAAAACCAATATGAAAACACCATTCAGGTCGGTACAGACCCCAAAACTGCCCACGCCAACATGCACTAGCTGAATCATACAATACCACCTGGAGCTGCCCAAAATTGGGAGGTGTACCCTACCGTACCGACCTTACAGCTCGGTTTTGGGCAGTATTGTAACAAAAAAATGAGAAAACGTGGCTAGTAGGGAGCATACCACCATACCATACCAAATTGGAAAGGTATCAACACAGTACCCAATACCGAGATTGTGGACCCTGATATCTTATACGATGGTATCATACAAGTCCTTGGACTTACTCTTGAAAAGCAATTCTCAGAAGATCAGATTTACCATCTATCTAGCATAACCTGAAAGAAGTATCAGGTAGTAGTAGACATATTCAATGAATAATTTTTGAACAAACAAAAGGCATGTGCTATGCACATGTGGACAACAACAAAAGAACCATCCAgaggaagggagggagggagagaaggaGTTATCAAGATCTTCACATGGGGATTTGAAATTGGAGACTCATTTT
The sequence above is a segment of the Elaeis guineensis isolate ETL-2024a chromosome 7, EG11, whole genome shotgun sequence genome. Coding sequences within it:
- the LOC105048967 gene encoding uncharacterized protein, which produces MSGLFNGQILVEKLGKLNSSQQSIETLSHWCIFHRNNARQVVETWDRQFRCAPRDQRVSFLYLANDILQNSRRRGLEFINEFWRVLPGALNDVFENGGEFGRNTVLRLVDIWEERKVFGSRGQILKVELLGRNQEGRNRNGKGISYKLKPPSAELLEKLISGYGHVYDMDEDALFGKCQTAISFVEKVEKDFNSGNINESATAADLQLQHGILKECIEQLKAAESSRATLLSHLREALHDQELKIEKVHNELQAVQSRYEQADNIYQQLLSHNIRRSPPEQTPRESSSPFFDAPPGFVPQSSVGDGDKAPSTPVRYSQEGPLANNDSSHTEEHRKTAAASVAAKLAASTSSAQMLSYVLSSLASEGVISQTVKEYPSDNKRPKLENDVPSYMPPPQSQTQSQTQPPPPPFPHPDMLHQPPPPPSPLPSMSQPIPSVQPPLPPTSLPLVPPLPTTTQLMQAAAGPMTAVPFSYGSAPLPLPGYPVVGMPPYSSVPNPYHGFQASDAVGGLFSQPPLPTAPPPMTRQ